Within the Methanobrevibacter thaueri genome, the region AAGACCTTCCAGCCATCAGGAAACATTGGGAAAGCGAAGGAATTGATTTCGATGCCATATATACAGGATTCATTGCATCAGCAGAACAACTAGACTACATCAAGGACATAATAGATTCCAGACTGAAACCCGAAGGACTGGTATTCGTTGACCCTGCCATGGCAGACCATGGTGAATTCTACAACGGATTTGACCAGGAATTTGCAGACCAGATGGGGGAGCTCTGTAAAGTGGGGGATTATATCCTTCCGAATACAACAGAGGCATGCTACATATTGCACAAGCCATGGAAGGAAAGCTTCACAAAAGAGGAAATGCTTGAAATGGCTGAAGAGCTTGCGGATTTCACAAAAAGATACGTAATCCTAAAGGGATATGAGCATGAGGACAGCCAGCTTGGAATGATTGTATTGGACAAGAAGGAATCCACCGTGGAAATAGTCTACAATGACAAGGTCGATTATGTATCCCACGGAACTGGAGACGTTTTTGCATCATCATTTGTCGGATCAACCATGATAGGCAAATCTCCAACATCAGCTTCCAAAATTGCCGGTGAATTCACCAAAATAGCAATTGAAAAGACAATCGGCGATGAAAATCATAAATACGGGGTCAAGTTTGAACAGGCAATTCCCGAATTATATGATTTGTTAAAGAAATATTAAAAAGAAATCTGTTGGAATAACATGGAAAATCGTACAGGGCATTTCACAAATTTCATAATCTGGTTTGGAGTGGCCATTTCCGTTTCAGAAATCGAGGCGGGAATACAGATAGGGTCACTCTCAGCAGTGGACTCCTTATGGTTTCCATTAATTCTTGGCCACCTCATCGGTGGCGTATTACTATTTTTTGTAGGTCTAATTGGTGCACGTTTGCGCTTGAATGCAATGGAGAGCATCAACTCAACATTCGGCAATTACGGATCTAAATTTTTCGCAATACTCAATGTAACGCAATTGCTGGCTTGGGTGGCAGTTTTAAATGCTCAGGGAGCAATGGCTTTGATGGGCTTGAACCTGCAGATTCCATTTGGACTAGTCTGCATAGTTCTCGCAATTCTTGTTGCCCTTTGGGTTTATGTTGGCCTCCAGCGTTCCTCAAGGATAACTACAGTTGTGATGATTGTTCTCACATTGTTGCTTGCGATATTGTCATTCAAGTTCTTTGCAGGCAACACCTTCGCAACTATGCCTGCGGCCACAGCTTCAAAATTGGGCTTTTGGAATATCTTCGAGATTTCAATCGCAATGCCGATTTCATGGCTGCCTGTAATCTCTGACTACACAAAGGATGTTAAAAATCCCATCAAGGACACAGCATTGTCTGCCGTTGCATACACACTTGCAAGCCTGTGGATGTATTTCATAGGAATAGGGATTGTCGGACTTGGAACAACAAGCATTTCACAGGCAATACTCATATCAGGCCTTGGAGTGCAGGGAATAATCATTGTAGTGCTTTCAACAGTTACAACAAACTTCCTTGCAGCAAATTCGGCAGGTGAATCATCTAAGGCGATTTTCAACAGGATTAACCCAAAGATCGCCGGAGTGGTCATCAGCATGTTGAGTGCCCTTCTTGCGATTTCAGGAATAATGGACCATTATGTCAACTTCCTCTATCTCATCGCATCGGTGTTTGCGCCTATGGCGGCTGTACTGTTGGTGTCATTTTATTTCATCAAATCAGAAAGCGACATTTG harbors:
- a CDS encoding cytosine permease, producing the protein MENRTGHFTNFIIWFGVAISVSEIEAGIQIGSLSAVDSLWFPLILGHLIGGVLLFFVGLIGARLRLNAMESINSTFGNYGSKFFAILNVTQLLAWVAVLNAQGAMALMGLNLQIPFGLVCIVLAILVALWVYVGLQRSSRITTVVMIVLTLLLAILSFKFFAGNTFATMPAATASKLGFWNIFEISIAMPISWLPVISDYTKDVKNPIKDTALSAVAYTLASLWMYFIGIGIVGLGTTSISQAILISGLGVQGIIIVVLSTVTTNFLAANSAGESSKAIFNRINPKIAGVVISMLSALLAISGIMDHYVNFLYLIASVFAPMAAVLLVSFYFIKSESDIWTWCWNIFSWLVGFLVYQSTVNLDSIVLGPTLLAIIISAALTYVQVIRKKVK
- a CDS encoding pyridoxamine kinase, with the translated sequence MNDTKILTIQDISCFGQCSITVALPVVSAFGIETAVLPSAVLSTHTSGFTDFTVRDLTEDLPAIRKHWESEGIDFDAIYTGFIASAEQLDYIKDIIDSRLKPEGLVFVDPAMADHGEFYNGFDQEFADQMGELCKVGDYILPNTTEACYILHKPWKESFTKEEMLEMAEELADFTKRYVILKGYEHEDSQLGMIVLDKKESTVEIVYNDKVDYVSHGTGDVFASSFVGSTMIGKSPTSASKIAGEFTKIAIEKTIGDENHKYGVKFEQAIPELYDLLKKY